In the genome of Podospora pseudocomata strain CBS 415.72m chromosome 2 map unlocalized CBS415.72m_2.2, whole genome shotgun sequence, one region contains:
- a CDS encoding uncharacterized protein (EggNog:ENOG503NXQ3), with amino-acid sequence MGDRKPRLEPPHGPIMISMQRSLESPVAIRPTPSRSNTATPASRSPTPTPSDNHVEISHSRRNRSRSPSRLARDTMTSSVRRSDDLSRRSSVQKPIIDQATAPAPMQPPHDSSDSLDSGPDDKLGKMNFLRPLLKDTSLYTTPSLAPVEDRTTLEELAHLVRLSKYQERKRANTRIRLQRSLISTALSARLMRCGEAAHRTLVDSFRGDDKKGFAALFNAVIDVRKSCDETRRYALLEPEMELLQSPGLTSSDSLDTPTGSVSGAKPASGTSSPFLSELSASARETFLTFLNQIRTNPDYLATRISSLNSSELTALTSFHQALEPIESVLPYHGSRTSTRVASGGSGTLSGSGFGASNGLGKERSAIERLLSFQRHDPISALIYTCFANSAGPDSAEDKRRTETWATTCARLISGQKTGSEQTVTAVLNVWISLRDWAGKSNMEWYLMKILEDGAFLLDRAEDQHGTRFNISDWSSKDQIAAEEFYARAVEELFEVIDDEDTTGIPEGLIELGTEMLKRLDKKYVESTRRWLITKYLFTNWLLGVIIHPEAYGMMAEYHITEYGRQKILKTVAMHAQKFVVDMLTSKTPVSTPPKIKKHIENIYLRFKDSSKFKKKPRLLPARSITSLRETAEVHPHLVVSPADLTTLINALFPERRPRSAHSGSLRSGAPSVSGFSAISQPMSVRTAPSTNFDTMSVVSTSAESFISDATTSREPLLEDGSPPRYSPPIPDLGTPKQQPQNSNYEEDGYRLRLAIHEMTQALGQDVVYGLCHPCAERWAVLFISGDGTQLSTQMTFDPDDDPEDENSSETSDTEGEDTEDDRPELDKDYHQLRDSILKLVQEYEIPQNLENDGAKKQTFSNRASSTLKKYRSKNRVITTMGSRNPYRQRAASIASSVADSPPENNKGKGLEDSADSSPLIAMLTAACSQSRAQSDFVSAHLYWRTLQQLNALGSDSLRKDGFATLLNIFSRGPRDSIRRSAAAIEIYDAWLVWLKQSQERAEGLIESMMRRLRALRDKMWYVTDVRNSAPYEDSRNVAVALKTMGVPRRWNSFQRIKSLMQRGPASNYIFRTESQILDLLAAPEDQGGPNKLRDEQAEKTSRWLQQCGVENFCQGEERIHRFTCEVDNCVSKLVGDSIIDGPVLWSSELYARDRRTHETSKPGRDRDRDNMSVWDDSVSVISDPENRFRSASRPPSLSDRGLRAVSGQNMSVLSFDTSSRFSFSRASTAMSEVLDGPEYFGASSPVHQIDPNATYWSPFQHRATSPSAVSRAHSPTTSVTNLSATFHPPNHQPLPSHHSAGRPGTSISSNETVYQQRLSEEKSRFLTELKQTLTSLLLSDLGNLVFARGSETDAWFEGLGQECIDRREAIQRRARKAQVKEKRRSARSGLERRVLERKRSTGDLSEKALSDTQSVGSHHGSHHGGSHRGSVHGGSVHGNESSATNETIRSHRESKKDSMPEFPFTKAYRRLLNMFCVHPNPMVKLNALYELEHLIIASLNSGSRRARLAWARSDMGSASSATDEHGTGGRPQPLEETLDNVKERRSHTMMQAPPFDSAPRGRTPGGGGNMETRSIASVHPANENAIANILQMLFRDANIRPKTLFRDLQFIAAFVPSSILDKTERGKAFWDASIAALNLKQDVCRTMVEVADDIVKNYTQSRGGGLGAPSRPGPGSTASDNSGILSAGGEPLSPPSPPPSPLPLSTHSLADAARMWTITAKEGIPTAQRELAIFYLSNPELVERTTLPLSKPREVFKQAVIEKYGGRSGGGGSGRYHPGIAQARMQGMGGVAGAKEEAPGAGSGGGGGVGDVRSDPALMCLAIHWMEAAERGGDELARTFMAQNEMGLMG; translated from the coding sequence TACATCTCTCTATACCACCCCCTCTCTGGCCCCGGTGGAGGACAGAACCACTTTGGAGGAGCTAGCTCACCTGGTGCGCCTATCCAAGTACCAAGAGCGCAAGCGCGCAAACACTCGCATCCGTCTTCAGAGAAGCTTGATTTCCACCGCCTTGTCTGCTCGTCTGATGAGATGTGGCGAGGCGGCCCACAGAACCTTGGTGGACAGCTTCCGCGGGGACGACAAGAAGGGCTTTGCTGCTCTTTTCAATGCCGTCATCGATGTTCGGAAAAGCTGCGACGAAACCCGCCGCTATGCATTATTGGAGCCAGAGATGGAGCTTCTGCAGTCCCCTGGCTTGACTTCATCTGACAGCTTGGACACTCCTACAGGATCGGTCTCTGGTGCTAAACCTGCCTCTGGAACCTCCAGTCCGTTTTTGAGCGAGCTCTCTGCGTCCGCTAGAGAGACGTTTTTGACTTTCTTGAACCAGATCAGGACGAACCCCGACTACCTGGCAACGCGCATCTCATCGTTGAATAGTTCGGAGCTCACTGCGCTTACTAGCTTTCACCAAGCCCTGGAGCCCATCGAATCCGTCCTCCCGTATCACGGCAGTCGCACGTCCACGCGTGTTGCCTCGGGTGGCTCAGGTACCCTGTCCGGTTCGGGATTTGGAGCATCCAACGGCCTGGGCAAGGAGCGCAGTGCCATAGAACGACTTCTTTCCTTCCAGCGACACGACCCCATCTCAGCTCTGATTTACACCTGTTTTGCTAATTCCGCAGGACCAGACAGCGCCGAAGACAAACGCCGAACCGAAACATGGGCCACCACGTGCGCTCGATTGATCTCAGGCCAGAAGACGGGGAGTGAACAGACCGTCACTGCCGTGCTCAATGTTTGGATCTCTTTGCGTGACTGGGCCGGAAAATCCAACATGGAATGGTACCTTATGAAAATCCTCGAGGATGGAGCCTTTTTGCTCGACCGCGCCGAAGACCAGCACGGAACCCGGTTCAACATCTCGGATTGGTCTTCCAAAGACCAGATTGCGGCCGAGGAATTCTATGCCAGAGCTGTCGAGGAGCTTTTCGAGGTTATTGATGACGAGGATACGACCGGCATTCCGGAGGGCCTGATCGAGCTCGGCACAGAAATGCTGAAGCGTCTGGACAAGAAGTATGTCGAAAGCACCCGCCGCTGGTTGATTACCAAATATCTCTTTACGAACTGGTTGCTCGGGGTCATTATTCACCCCGAAGCCTATGGCATGATGGCCGAATATCACATTACTGAATATGGCCGGCAAAAGATCTTGAAAACCGTGGCCATGCACGCCCAGAAGTTTGTCGTGGACATGCTGACGAGCAAAACCCCTgtttcaacaccaccaaagatTAAAAAACATATCGAAAACATTTACCTCCGGTTCAAGGACTCCTCCaagttcaagaagaagccacGCCTTTTGCCTGCCAGGTCCATCACCTCTCTAAGAGAGACAGCCGAAGTTCACCCCCATTTGGTTGTTAGTCCAGCTGACCTTACGACATTGATCAACGCCCTCTTCCCCGAACGCAGACCGCGGTCAGCGCATTCCGGTAGCTTGCGCTCAGGGGCACCTTCGGTCTCGGGCTTCTCAGCCATCTCACAGCCAATGTCGGTCAGGACGGCGCCAAGCACTAACTTTGACACCATGTCTGTCGTCAGCACAAGTGCCGAGTCCTTCATCAGCGATGCCACGACTTCTCGAGAACCCCTTTTAGAAGATGGCAGCCCACCGCGCTATTCGCCCCCGATTCCAGATCTAGGCACCCcaaagcagcagccgcagaACAGCAACTATGAAGAAGACGGATATCGGCTTCGCTTGGCCATACATGAGATGACCCAAGCCTTGGGCCAAGATGTTGTGTATGGCCTCTGCCACCCTTGCGCCGAACGGTGGGCGGTACTGTTCATCTCAGGCGACGGAACACAGCTTTCTACCCAAATGACGTTTGATCCAGATGACGACCCGGAGGACGAGAACTCCTCTGAGACTAGCGACACCGAGGGTGAAGACACCGAAGATGACCGGCCAGAACTTGACAAGGACTATCACCAGCTCCGAGATTCGATTCTGAAGCTTGTACAGGAATATGAGATTCCTCAAAATCTTGAGAATGACGGTGCCAAGAAGCAAACATTCAGCAACCGTGCCTCATCCACTTTGAAAAAGTACCGGTCAAAGAACCGGGTCATCACAACAATGGGCAGCCGAAACCCCTATCGCCAGCGAGCAGCAAGTATCGCCAGTAGCGTCGCAGACAGCCCGCCGGAGAACAATAAAGGGAAAGGACTCGAAGACTCAGCTGATTCCTCGCCGCTCATTGCCATGTTGACAGCAGCCTGCTCGCAATCTCGTGCCCAGTCGGATTTCGTTTCTGCACACCTTTACTGGAGGACTTTGCAGCAACTCAACGCGCTGGGCTCTGACTCACTTCGTAAAGATGGATTTGCCACCTTGTTGAACATCTTCTCGAGGGGTCCTCGTGATTCTATCCGTCGGTCAGCGGCGGCAATCGAGATATATGACGCCTGGCTTGTATGGCTCAAGCAGAGCCAGGAGCGCGCAGAAGGTCTCATTGAGAGTATGATGCGCCGCTTGCGTGCTCTCCGGGATAAGATGTGGTACGTTACAGACGTGCGCAACTCGGCTCCGTACGAGGACTCGCGGAACGTTGCCGTGGCGTTGAAGACGATGGGCGTGCCTCGCAGGTGGAACTCCTTCCAGCGCATCAAGAGTCTAATGCAACGCGGCCCTGCGTCCAACTACATCTTCCGCACCGAGTCACAGATCCTCGACCTTCTGGCGGCACCAGAGGACCAAGGCGGCCCCAACAAGCTTCGCGATGAGCAAGCTGAGAAAACAAGCCGCTGGCTGCAGCAGTGTGGGGTGGAGAATTTCTGCCAGGGCGAGGAGCGTATACACCGCTTCACCTGCGAAGTTGACAATTGTGTGAGCAAGCTTGTCGGGGATAGCATCATCGATGGACCCGTTCTGTGGTCTAGCGAGCTCTACGCCCGAGATCGCCGTACCCACGAGACAAGCAAACCTGGTAGGGATCGGGATCGGGACAACATGTCAGTCTGGGATGATTCGGTCAGTGTCATCAGCGACCCGGAGAACAGGTTCCGATCCGCCAGCAggcctccttctctttctgaCAGGGGATTACGAGCCGTGTCAGGTCAGAACATGAGCGTCTTATCCTTTGACACGTCCAGCCGTTTCAGCTTCTCGCGGGCTAGCACTGCCATGTCTGAGGTTCTAGACGGCCCGGAGTATTTTGGTGCCTCATCACCAGTTCACCAGATTGACCCCAACGCTACCTACTGGTCCCCATTCCAACACCGTGCCACCTCTCCCAGCGCTGTGTCAAGAGCCCACTCGCCCACTACTAGCGTTACCAACCTGTCCGCTACGTTCCATCCACCAAACCATCAGCCGCTCCCTTCCCATCATTCAGCGGGTCGTCCAGGGacttccatctcatccaatGAGACAGTGTACCAACAGCGACTCTCTGAAGAAAAGTCCCGCTTCCTCACAGAGTTGAAGCAGACGTTGACCAGTCTCTTGCTTTCCGATTTGGGTAATCTTGTCTTTGCCCGTGGTTCAGAAACGGACGCGTGGTTTGAAGGCTTGGGGCAGGAGTGTATTGACAGGCGTGAAGCAATCCAGCGCCGTGCCCGCAAGGCGCAGGtcaaggaaaagaggagGTCGGCCAGATCTGGACTGGAACGCCGGGTGcttgagaggaagagaagtaCAGGAGATCTTAGCGAGAAGGCCTTATCCGATACCCAGAGCGTTGGCAGCCATCACGGAAGTCATCATGGCGGTTCTCATCGTGGGAGCGTACACGGCGGCAGTGTCCACGGCAACGAGAGCTCGGCAACTAACGAGACCATTCGATCCCACCGAGAATCAAAGAAGGATTCCATGCCCGAGTTTCCATTTACCAAGGCCTACAGGCGGCTCCTGAATATGTTTTGTGTTCATCCGAACCCGATGGTCAAGCTCAACGCGCTCTATGAGCTTGAacacctcatcatcgcctCCTTGAATTCAGGATCTCGACGTGCACGCCTGGCGTGGGCTCGATCAGACATGGGCTCAGCTTCCTCGGCGACCGACGAACACGGCACTGGAGGCCGTCCCCAGCCATTAGAAGAGACACTTGACAATGTCAAAGAGCGTCGCTCCCACACCATGATGCAGGCGCCACCGTTTGACAGCGCACCAAGAGGACGAACCCCAGGTGGAGGGGGCAACATGGAAACGCGATCAATCGCCTCGGTCCACCCAGCCAACGAAAATGCGATTGCCAACATCCTCCAGATGCTCTTCCGTGACGCCAACATCCGACCCAAGACCCTCTTCCGCGACCTGCAGTTCATCGCTGCTTTTGTTCCGTCGTCCATCTTGGACAAGACGGAGCGTGGGAAGGCCTTTTGGGATGCCAGTATTGCGGCACTGAACCTCAAGCAAGATGTCTGCCGGACCATGGTGGAAGTGGCAGATGATATAGTCAAGAATTATACGCAGtcaagggggggtgggttgggtgctCCCTCCCGTCCTGGACCAGGCAGTACCGCGTCGGACAACTCTGGGATTTTGTCTGCCGGCGGGGAGCCACTTTCGccaccgtcgccgcccccGAGCCCGCTGCCGCTGTCGACGCATTCGCTTGCTGATGCGGCGAGGATGTGGACTATTACTGCCAAGGAGGGCATCCCGACTGCGCAGAGAGAGCTTGCCATCTTTTACCTGTCCAATCCGGAGTTGGTAGAGAGGACGACGCTGCCGCTTAGCAAGCCTAGAGAGGTGTTCAAGCAGGCGGTTATTGAGAAATATGGTGGCAggtctgggggtggtggctcGGGGAGGTATCACCCTGGGATTGCCCAGGCAAGGATGCAAGGCATGGGCGGTGTTGCGGGTGCAAAGGAAGAGGCGCCGGGAGCTGGttctggcggcggcggcggggtgggggatgtCAGGAGTGATCCGGCGCTGATGTGCCTGGCTATTCACTGGATGGAGGCGGccgagaggggaggggatgagcTGGCGAGGACGTTTATGGCGCAGAATgagatggggttgatgggctaa